One Manduca sexta isolate Smith_Timp_Sample1 chromosome 26, JHU_Msex_v1.0, whole genome shotgun sequence genomic region harbors:
- the LOC115450394 gene encoding glycerophosphodiester phosphodiesterase 1 isoform X1 — MTEVGMCLSFNSVYAQYQYMLYETDWQPTQLLKCHYHSGQCYVRIDSSNTVRYFIHSPFEISTAISNPTGEVSPGEELIIDFKAVEIQASSSVKYLRPEQRRCRYPDEWIHESIKAYSFALCQMHCRSQMAVMFCGCRPFFHVKGVLPFGLDVGLLGVSAYYMTKLRKPEQCNVVSIFGPEPWSKEAEENPEKVVRCIAHRGAGLDAPENTLEAFKYCVERDCNFIELDVRTSRDGRLVLLHDQGLERLAGADITNVHLMDWENINTIDIGATHPNRHLFKEVHLCLLDEALDYLLENKVRMIIDVKGEDSQVVSGILKAYSTRPTLYQYAAVTCFNPYILYQIRKKDPEIVGAMSYRPYGFSAADYDAENGPTNPRFNDNVPLHAALRVCDALHALVWRWAARWCNVSAVLLHKDIVSPSEVHYWRQLGVRCAGWCVNRPLEKLYWRGVLRAPYLANTLLGEPDIEKKSEEKQQKDDESLDRAGPLVDKLLEPERKMSSGQN, encoded by the exons ATGACGGAAGTAGGGATGTGCCTGTCATTCAATTCGGTGTACGCGCAGTATCAGTACATGCTCTATGAGACAGACTGGCAGCCGACTCAGCTGTTGAAATGCCATTATCATAGTGGCCAGTGTTACGTGAGAATTGACTCTTCTAATACCGTAAGA TATTTTATTCACTCGCCGTTTGAGATATCAACAGCCATATCGAATCCAACTGGCGAAGTGTCGCCAGGTGAAGAGCTCATTATTGATTTTAAG GCTGTAGAGATTCAAGCATCGTCGAGCGTGAAGTACCTGAGACCTGAGCAAAGAAGATGTCGGTATCCAGACGAGTGGATACACGAGTCTATAAAG GCGTACAGCTTTGCTCTCTGCCAGATGCACTGCCGCAGTCAAATGGCGGTCATGTTCTGCGGCTGCAGACCTTTCTTCCACGTAAAAGGAG TTTTGCCGTTTGGACTTGATGTCGGTTTATTGGGCGTTTCGGCTTATTATATGACAAAGTTAAGGAAACCAGAACAGTGTAATGTAGTAAGTATATTCGGGCCGGAGCCTTGGAGCAAAGAGGCCGAGGAAAACCCAGAGAAAGTGGTGCGATGCATAGCACACAGAGGAGCTGGGTTGGACGCGCCCGAAAACACTTTGGAGGCGTTTAAATAT TGTGTAGAAAGGGACTGTAATTTTATTGAGCTGGATGTGCGCACATCGCGAGATGGTCGGCTGGTGCTACTTCACGACCAGGGCCTGGAGAGGCTGGCAGGTGCTGACATCACCAATGTACATTTGATGGACTGGGAGAATATTAATACCATTGATATAGGTGCTACACATCCCAATAG GCATTTGTTCAAAGAAGTCCACTTGTGTTTGCTGGATGAGGCTTTGGACTATCTGCTGGAGAACAAGGTGCGCATGATCATCGATGTGAAGGGGGAGGACAGCCAG GTGGTCAGTGGCATATTGAAGGCATATTCCACGAGACCCACTCTCTATCAGTATGCAGCTGTGACGTGTTTCAACCCTTATATACTATATCAG ATACGTAAAAAAGACCCGGAGATCGTGGGCGCCATGAGCTACCGGCCGTATGGGTTCAGCGCAGCTGATTACGACGCAGAGAACGGACCCACCAATCCACG GTTCAACGACAACGTGCCCCTGCACGCGGCGCTGCGCGTGTGCGACGCGCTGCACGCGCTGGTGTGGCGCTGGGCGGCGCGCTGGTGCAACGTCAGCGCCGTGCTCCTGCACAAGGACATCGTCAGCCC GAGCGAGGTGCACTACTGGCGGCAGCTGGGCGTGCGGTGCGCGGGCTGGTGCGTGAACCGGCCGCTGGAGAAGCTGTACTGGCGCGGCGTGCTGCGCGCGCCCTACCTCGCCAACACGCTGCTCGGAGAGCCCGAC ATCGAGAAGAAATCTGAAGAGAAGCAACAGAAGGATGATGAGAGTCTAGACCGGGCCGGGCCGCTCGTCGACAAACTGTTGGAGCCGGAACGGAAGATGTCCTCCGggcaaaattaa
- the LOC115450394 gene encoding glycerophosphodiester phosphodiesterase 1 isoform X2: MTEVGMCLSFNSVYAQYQYMLYETDWQPTQLLKCHYHSGQCYVRIDSSNTVRYFIHSPFEISTAISNPTGEVSPGEELIIDFKAVEIQASSSVKYLRPEQRRCRYPDEWIHESIKAYSFALCQMHCRSQMAVMFCGCRPFFHVKGVLPFGLDVGLLGVSAYYMTKLRKPEQCNVVSIFGPEPWSKEAEENPEKVVRCIAHRGAGLDAPENTLEAFKYCVERDCNFIELDVRTSRDGRLVLLHDQGLERLAGADITNVHLMDWENINTIDIGATHPNRHLFKEVHLCLLDEALDYLLENKVRMIIDVKGEDSQVVSGILKAYSTRPTLYQYAAVTCFNPYILYQIRKKDPEIVGAMSYRPYGFSAADYDAENGPTNPRFNDNVPLHAALRVCDALHALVWRWAARWCNVSAVLLHKDIVSPSEVHYWRQLGVRCAGWCVNRPLEKLYWRGVLRAPYLANTLLGEPDMETHRRHFDTTAKQKTIKDME; encoded by the exons ATGACGGAAGTAGGGATGTGCCTGTCATTCAATTCGGTGTACGCGCAGTATCAGTACATGCTCTATGAGACAGACTGGCAGCCGACTCAGCTGTTGAAATGCCATTATCATAGTGGCCAGTGTTACGTGAGAATTGACTCTTCTAATACCGTAAGA TATTTTATTCACTCGCCGTTTGAGATATCAACAGCCATATCGAATCCAACTGGCGAAGTGTCGCCAGGTGAAGAGCTCATTATTGATTTTAAG GCTGTAGAGATTCAAGCATCGTCGAGCGTGAAGTACCTGAGACCTGAGCAAAGAAGATGTCGGTATCCAGACGAGTGGATACACGAGTCTATAAAG GCGTACAGCTTTGCTCTCTGCCAGATGCACTGCCGCAGTCAAATGGCGGTCATGTTCTGCGGCTGCAGACCTTTCTTCCACGTAAAAGGAG TTTTGCCGTTTGGACTTGATGTCGGTTTATTGGGCGTTTCGGCTTATTATATGACAAAGTTAAGGAAACCAGAACAGTGTAATGTAGTAAGTATATTCGGGCCGGAGCCTTGGAGCAAAGAGGCCGAGGAAAACCCAGAGAAAGTGGTGCGATGCATAGCACACAGAGGAGCTGGGTTGGACGCGCCCGAAAACACTTTGGAGGCGTTTAAATAT TGTGTAGAAAGGGACTGTAATTTTATTGAGCTGGATGTGCGCACATCGCGAGATGGTCGGCTGGTGCTACTTCACGACCAGGGCCTGGAGAGGCTGGCAGGTGCTGACATCACCAATGTACATTTGATGGACTGGGAGAATATTAATACCATTGATATAGGTGCTACACATCCCAATAG GCATTTGTTCAAAGAAGTCCACTTGTGTTTGCTGGATGAGGCTTTGGACTATCTGCTGGAGAACAAGGTGCGCATGATCATCGATGTGAAGGGGGAGGACAGCCAG GTGGTCAGTGGCATATTGAAGGCATATTCCACGAGACCCACTCTCTATCAGTATGCAGCTGTGACGTGTTTCAACCCTTATATACTATATCAG ATACGTAAAAAAGACCCGGAGATCGTGGGCGCCATGAGCTACCGGCCGTATGGGTTCAGCGCAGCTGATTACGACGCAGAGAACGGACCCACCAATCCACG GTTCAACGACAACGTGCCCCTGCACGCGGCGCTGCGCGTGTGCGACGCGCTGCACGCGCTGGTGTGGCGCTGGGCGGCGCGCTGGTGCAACGTCAGCGCCGTGCTCCTGCACAAGGACATCGTCAGCCC GAGCGAGGTGCACTACTGGCGGCAGCTGGGCGTGCGGTGCGCGGGCTGGTGCGTGAACCGGCCGCTGGAGAAGCTGTACTGGCGCGGCGTGCTGCGCGCGCCCTACCTCGCCAACACGCTGCTCGGAGAGCCCGAC ATGGAGACCCACCGTCGCCACTTCGACACCACAGCgaaacaaaaaactataaaagaTATGGAATGA
- the LOC115450394 gene encoding glycerophosphodiester phosphodiesterase 1 isoform X3, whose protein sequence is MAGCATRTAWRASGEMWKSSLTYQSTWLSAPVFLSVPSSTTTRIQRRSLFVLPFGLDVGLLGVSAYYMTKLRKPEQCNVVSIFGPEPWSKEAEENPEKVVRCIAHRGAGLDAPENTLEAFKYCVERDCNFIELDVRTSRDGRLVLLHDQGLERLAGADITNVHLMDWENINTIDIGATHPNRHLFKEVHLCLLDEALDYLLENKVRMIIDVKGEDSQVVSGILKAYSTRPTLYQYAAVTCFNPYILYQIRKKDPEIVGAMSYRPYGFSAADYDAENGPTNPRFNDNVPLHAALRVCDALHALVWRWAARWCNVSAVLLHKDIVSPSEVHYWRQLGVRCAGWCVNRPLEKLYWRGVLRAPYLANTLLGEPDIEKKSEEKQQKDDESLDRAGPLVDKLLEPERKMSSGQN, encoded by the exons ATGGCAGGGTGTGCGACGCGCACGGCATGGCGTGCATCGGGCGAAATGTGGAAATCCTCATTAACATACCAAAGCACCTGGCTAAGTGCTCCTGTCTTCCTCAGTGTGCCGAGCTCAACTACTACTCGCATACAAAGAAGGTCGTTATTCG TTTTGCCGTTTGGACTTGATGTCGGTTTATTGGGCGTTTCGGCTTATTATATGACAAAGTTAAGGAAACCAGAACAGTGTAATGTAGTAAGTATATTCGGGCCGGAGCCTTGGAGCAAAGAGGCCGAGGAAAACCCAGAGAAAGTGGTGCGATGCATAGCACACAGAGGAGCTGGGTTGGACGCGCCCGAAAACACTTTGGAGGCGTTTAAATAT TGTGTAGAAAGGGACTGTAATTTTATTGAGCTGGATGTGCGCACATCGCGAGATGGTCGGCTGGTGCTACTTCACGACCAGGGCCTGGAGAGGCTGGCAGGTGCTGACATCACCAATGTACATTTGATGGACTGGGAGAATATTAATACCATTGATATAGGTGCTACACATCCCAATAG GCATTTGTTCAAAGAAGTCCACTTGTGTTTGCTGGATGAGGCTTTGGACTATCTGCTGGAGAACAAGGTGCGCATGATCATCGATGTGAAGGGGGAGGACAGCCAG GTGGTCAGTGGCATATTGAAGGCATATTCCACGAGACCCACTCTCTATCAGTATGCAGCTGTGACGTGTTTCAACCCTTATATACTATATCAG ATACGTAAAAAAGACCCGGAGATCGTGGGCGCCATGAGCTACCGGCCGTATGGGTTCAGCGCAGCTGATTACGACGCAGAGAACGGACCCACCAATCCACG GTTCAACGACAACGTGCCCCTGCACGCGGCGCTGCGCGTGTGCGACGCGCTGCACGCGCTGGTGTGGCGCTGGGCGGCGCGCTGGTGCAACGTCAGCGCCGTGCTCCTGCACAAGGACATCGTCAGCCC GAGCGAGGTGCACTACTGGCGGCAGCTGGGCGTGCGGTGCGCGGGCTGGTGCGTGAACCGGCCGCTGGAGAAGCTGTACTGGCGCGGCGTGCTGCGCGCGCCCTACCTCGCCAACACGCTGCTCGGAGAGCCCGAC ATCGAGAAGAAATCTGAAGAGAAGCAACAGAAGGATGATGAGAGTCTAGACCGGGCCGGGCCGCTCGTCGACAAACTGTTGGAGCCGGAACGGAAGATGTCCTCCGggcaaaattaa
- the LOC115450394 gene encoding glycerophosphodiester phosphodiesterase 1 isoform X4: MNGSSADSDENTAAIRINLMPPKYRLHRDVIFTLEDLYVLPFGLDVGLLGVSAYYMTKLRKPEQCNVVSIFGPEPWSKEAEENPEKVVRCIAHRGAGLDAPENTLEAFKYCVERDCNFIELDVRTSRDGRLVLLHDQGLERLAGADITNVHLMDWENINTIDIGATHPNRHLFKEVHLCLLDEALDYLLENKVRMIIDVKGEDSQVVSGILKAYSTRPTLYQYAAVTCFNPYILYQIRKKDPEIVGAMSYRPYGFSAADYDAENGPTNPRFNDNVPLHAALRVCDALHALVWRWAARWCNVSAVLLHKDIVSPSEVHYWRQLGVRCAGWCVNRPLEKLYWRGVLRAPYLANTLLGEPDIEKKSEEKQQKDDESLDRAGPLVDKLLEPERKMSSGQN, from the exons atgaatGGGAGTTCTGCGGACTCGGATGAAAACACGGCGGCGATTCGAATAAACCTGATGCCACCGAAATATAGACTGCACAGGGACGTGATATTCACACTGGAAGATCTCTAtg TTTTGCCGTTTGGACTTGATGTCGGTTTATTGGGCGTTTCGGCTTATTATATGACAAAGTTAAGGAAACCAGAACAGTGTAATGTAGTAAGTATATTCGGGCCGGAGCCTTGGAGCAAAGAGGCCGAGGAAAACCCAGAGAAAGTGGTGCGATGCATAGCACACAGAGGAGCTGGGTTGGACGCGCCCGAAAACACTTTGGAGGCGTTTAAATAT TGTGTAGAAAGGGACTGTAATTTTATTGAGCTGGATGTGCGCACATCGCGAGATGGTCGGCTGGTGCTACTTCACGACCAGGGCCTGGAGAGGCTGGCAGGTGCTGACATCACCAATGTACATTTGATGGACTGGGAGAATATTAATACCATTGATATAGGTGCTACACATCCCAATAG GCATTTGTTCAAAGAAGTCCACTTGTGTTTGCTGGATGAGGCTTTGGACTATCTGCTGGAGAACAAGGTGCGCATGATCATCGATGTGAAGGGGGAGGACAGCCAG GTGGTCAGTGGCATATTGAAGGCATATTCCACGAGACCCACTCTCTATCAGTATGCAGCTGTGACGTGTTTCAACCCTTATATACTATATCAG ATACGTAAAAAAGACCCGGAGATCGTGGGCGCCATGAGCTACCGGCCGTATGGGTTCAGCGCAGCTGATTACGACGCAGAGAACGGACCCACCAATCCACG GTTCAACGACAACGTGCCCCTGCACGCGGCGCTGCGCGTGTGCGACGCGCTGCACGCGCTGGTGTGGCGCTGGGCGGCGCGCTGGTGCAACGTCAGCGCCGTGCTCCTGCACAAGGACATCGTCAGCCC GAGCGAGGTGCACTACTGGCGGCAGCTGGGCGTGCGGTGCGCGGGCTGGTGCGTGAACCGGCCGCTGGAGAAGCTGTACTGGCGCGGCGTGCTGCGCGCGCCCTACCTCGCCAACACGCTGCTCGGAGAGCCCGAC ATCGAGAAGAAATCTGAAGAGAAGCAACAGAAGGATGATGAGAGTCTAGACCGGGCCGGGCCGCTCGTCGACAAACTGTTGGAGCCGGAACGGAAGATGTCCTCCGggcaaaattaa
- the LOC115450402 gene encoding dihydrolipoyllysine-residue succinyltransferase component of 2-oxoglutarate dehydrogenase complex, mitochondrial yields MLRRCSKHLQTVYRRQGQSLRFKSSVPKVLALPQTARLNQPKVLSAHQQIASIHFTSPLFEEQDVMTPSFPDSVSEGDVKLDKKVGDSVAADEVVLEIETDKTAIPVMAPSHGIIKELYVKDGDTVKAGQKLFRLEITGAAPKKEAAAPAPEPPKAAAPPPTPPPAAAAPPPPPPPPKAAAAPPPPPPAPKAAPPPPAAPISSIPVAAIRHAQAIETATVKVPPQDYSKEIAGTRTEQRVKMNRMRQRIAQRLKDAQNTNAMLTTFNEIDMSHIMAFRKKYLDAFTKKFGVKLGLMSPFVKAAANALMDQPVVNAVIEENEIIYRDYVDISVAVATPKGLVVPVIRNVQNMTYADIELTIAGLAEKARTGKLTIEEMDGGTFTISNGGVFGSLMGTPIINPPQSAILGMHGIFERPIALNGQVVIRPMMYIALTYDHRLIDGREAVMFLRKIKEGVEDPAAIVAGL; encoded by the coding sequence ATGTTACGTCGCTGCTCGAAACACTTACAAACTGTTTACCGGAGGCAGGGGCAGAGCCTCCGGTTCAAGTCTTCAGTGCCCAAAGTCCTTGCTCTGCCCCAGACTGCTCGACTCAACCAACCTAAGGTGCTTTCTGCTCACCAGCAGATAGCTTCTATCCACTTCACCAGTCCCCTGTTTGAAGAGCAGGATGTGATGACCCCAAGCTTCCCGGACTCAGTATCCGAAGGTGACGTGAAGTTGGACAAGAAGGTAGGAGACAGTGTGGCCGCTGATGAAGTTGTCCTCGAGATTGAGACCGATAAAACTGCTATTCCTGTCATGGCTCCAAGTCATGGTATCATTAAAGAGCTGTATGTAAAGGATGGAGATACCGTAAAAGCTGGCCAGAAATTATTTAGACTTGAAATCACTGGCGCTGCGCCAAAGAAAGAGGCTGCTGCTCCTGCACCGGAGCCTCCGAAAGCCGCTGCGCCACCTCCAACGCCTCCGCCAGCTGCCGCCGCCCCTCCTCCGCCTCCTCCGCCTCCGAAAGCTGCGGCCGCGCCACCTCCACCTCCGCCGGCACCCAAAGCTGCGCCACCTCCTCCAGCTGCGCCGATCTCGTCCATCCCGGTGGCAGCGATCCGTCATGCCCAAGCAATTGAGACGGCTACCGTAAAAGTGCCTCCGCAGGACTACAGCAAAGAGATAGCCGGCACTCGCACTGAACAGCGCGTGAAAATGAACAGGATGAGGCAGCGCATAGCACAGAGACTGAAGGATGCCCAGAATACCAACGCCATGTTGACGACCTTCAACGAGATCGATATGTCGCATATTATGGCAttccgtaaaaaatatttggatgctTTCACTAAAAAGTTCGGAGTTAAGTTGGGTTTGATGTCGCCGTTTGTTAAGGCAGCAGCCAATGCGCTTATGGACCAACCAGTGGTCAACGCAGTCATCGAGGAGAACGAGATTATCTACCGTGATTATGTGGATATCTCTGTAGCCGTGGCGACGCCTAAAGGTCTTGTCGTGCCAGTTATTAGGAATGTCCAGAATATGACGTACGCTGACATAGAATTAACAATTGCTGGCTTAGCTGAGAAGGCCAGGACTGGCAAACTCACCATCGAAGAAATGGACGGGGGCACCTTCACGATCAGTAATGGAGGGGTCTTCGGGTCCTTGATGGGTACGCCAATTATAAACCCGCCACAGTCGGCTATCCTTGGCATGCACGGCATCTTCGAGCGTCCCATTGCGTTGAATGGCCAAGTAGTGATCAGGCCGATGATGTACATTGCGCTTACTTACGATCACAGGCTGATTGACGGTCGTGAAGCCGTCATGTTCCTGAGAAAAATCAAGGAGGGCGTTGAAGATCCCGCAGCTATCGTCGCCGGATTGTAA